The genomic interval AACGTCCTGGCCTACGCCCTTGACGGTGTTGCAGCCGGCCAGCACGAAAGCGGCGGACAGGGCGATGAGGGTGGCAATCTTCTTCATGGCGGTCTCCTTTAGGCGAATTGGCGAATGTCCACAAAATGACCGTGCACGGCGGCGGCTGCTGCCATGGCGGGGCTGACGAGATGGGTGCGGCCACCAGCGCCCTGGCGGCCCTCAAAGTTGCGGTTGGAGGTAGAGGCGCAGCGCTCGCCCGGCTCCAGGCGGTCGGCGTTCATGGCCAGGCACATGCTGCAGCCGGGTTCGCGCCACTCAAAACCTGCAGCCACAAAAATCTTATCGAGGCCTTCGCGCTCGGCCTGTTCTTTGACGAGGCCAGAGCCCGGCACCACCATGGCCAGCTTCACGTTGCTGGCCACCTTGCGGCCCAGGTTCTTCACCACAGCGGCGGCTTCGCGCATGTCTTCGATGCGGCTGTTGGTGCAACTGCCGATGAACACCTTGTCGATGGTGATGTCGTTGATCGCCTTGCCGGGCGTGAGGCCCATGTAGGTCAACGCGCGCTCGATGGCGCCGCGCTTGTTGGCGTCCTTTTCCTTGTCGGGGTCGGGCACGCGGGCGTCCACGCCCAGCACCATCTCGGGGCTGGTGCCCCAGGTGACCTGCGGCACGATCTCGGAGGCGTCGAGCTTTACCACGGTGTCGAATTGGGCATCGGGGTCGGAGTGCAGCGTCTTCCAGTACGCCACGGCCTGGTCCCATTCCACGCCCGTGGGCGACAGGGGGCGGCCTTTGACATATTCAATGGTCTTGTCGTCCACCGCCACCAGGCCCGCGCGCGCGCCGCCTTCGATGGCCATGTTGCACACGGTCATGCGGCCTTCCATGCTCATCGCGCGGAAGACGGAGCCTGCAAATTCGATGGTGTAGCCCGTGCCGCCGGCGGTGCCGATCTTGCCGATGATGGCCAGCACCACGTCCTTGGGCGTCACGCCCTTGGCGAGCGTGCCGTCCACCTGCACCAGCATGTTCTTGGCCTTCTTGGCCAGCAGCGTCTGCGTGGCCATCACATGCTCGACCTCGGAGGTGCCGATGCCGTGGGCCAGCGCTCCGAAAGCGCCGTGGGTGGATGTGTGCGAGTCGCCGCACACCACGGTCATGCCCGGAAGCGTGGCGCCGTTTTCAGGGCCGATGACGTGCACGATGCCCTGGCGCTTGTGCATGAAGGGGAAGAACGCGGCGGGCGAGATCTGCGCCATGTTGTCGTTCAGCGTGGTGATCTGTTCCTTGCTGATCGGGTCGGTGATGCCGTCGTAGCCGTTTTCCCAGCCGGTGGTGGGCGTATTGTGGTCGGCGGTGGCCACGATGGAGCTCATGCGCCACACCTTGCGGCCCGCCTCGCGCAGGCCTTCAAACGCCTGGGGGCTGGTCACCTCGTGCACCAGATGCCGGTCGATGTAGAGGATGGACGTGCCGTCCTCTTCGGTGTGGACGACATGCTCGTCCCAGATCTTGTCGTACAGCGTGCGTCCCATGGCGTGGCTTTCTTTCTGCTTTTCAGGTGGGTGATTGGATTTTAGTGTCGGGGTCTGGCCGTGGTGACAGGTGTTCCACCAGCAGCCGCGCCGTGACGGGCAGGGCGTCGAAGTCGCGGGCCACCACACGCAGCTCGCGGTGGGCCCAGGCGTCGGTCAGCGCTATGGCCTGCAGGTTGCCCACGCCGCGCATCAGCGCAAACGCCCGGTCGGGCAGCAGGCCCACGCCCAGGCCGTTGTCGATCATGCGGCACATGGCATCGAGCCCCGTGACCTGGATGCGCTGGCGCAGCGGGCGCCCTGCGGCAGCAGCAGCGGCGCGCATGGCCAGGCTGATGCTGCTGTTGGCGTGCAGGCCCACGATGTCCCAGTCCAGCACTTCTTCAAAATTGATAGCTGTCAGCGCAGACAGGGCGTGCGCCCGGGGCACTACAAGCACCAGATTGTCGGCGCGGTAGGGGCGGCTTTGCAGCGGCAGGGCGCCCCCGCCGCTCGCCATGCCCACGTTGCAGATGCCCAGGTCGGCCGCGCCTTCCTGCACGGCATGCAGCACGTCGCTGGAGAGGTGCTCCTGCAGGTCGATCTTGATCTGGCTGTGTTCGCGCGCAAAGGCGCCCAGGTCTTCGGGCAGAAACTGAAAGATGGCCGAGATGTTGGCGTGCATGCGCACATGGCCGCGCACGCCGTCGGCATATTCGCTGAGCTCGCCCTGCATGCGCTCCAGCCCAAACAGCACGGTGCGCGCGTGGTGCAGCAGGCTCTCGCCCGCGGGGGTGAGCGTCACGCCCCGGCTGTGGCGGTACAGCAGCTGCGTGTCCACGGCCGCTTCCAGGTCAGACAGGCGCTTGCTGACGGCCGATGCGGCAATGAACTCACGCTCGGCCGCGCGCCCAATGCTGCCGAGCTCGCACACCGCTACAAACAGTTGCAGCGAGGTCAGGTCGATGCGGCGCGCAAAGCTGCGCTCGGAGCTTTTCATGGATGGGGTGGGTCTTCTTGTTTCACGAAGACTTTGTATTTTCCACCTATTTATTCGATGTTGTCATCGCCGAATGCGATGGTAATCATCGTGCATGGGGGCAGTTGATTAAAAAAGTGAGCTGCCTGCGCTTGATTCAAAAGGGTTTCAGGCACTTTTCATGCTGAAAACCAATAAATACAGGCGCAAGCAGCTCCTTTTTTTGAAGCAGCAGGCTGGCGTGGCTACGCAGCCAGCGTGCTGCCGTGTTCCGGCACCGCGGCCCGCCAGCGCAGTTCGTGCTCGATCCGCTGGCGCAGCATGTCGGCGGCACCCATTTCGCCATGCACCACATACACCTGGTCGGGCGCGTGGCCCATGCTGCGCAGCCAGGCGATGAGCTGGTTGCCGTCGGCATGGGCGGATGCGGACGACAGCCGCACCACCTCGGCCCGCACGGCCACGTTCTGGCTGTGGATGCGGATGGTCTTTTCTCCATCGGCCAGACGCGCCCCGCGTGTGCCGGGCGCCTGGTGGCCGGTCAGGATGATCATGTTGCGGTGGTCACCCGCATGCAGTGCCAGGTGGTGCAGCACGCGGCCGCCGGTGGCCATGCCGCTGGCCGACAGAATGACCATGGGGCCGTGCAGTTTGGCCAGGCCCTTGGATTGCTCGGTGGTCTGGACCATGGTGGCCCCGTGCTCCAGGGCGTGGACTTCACGGCTGCTCAAACGGTGTTCCTGCATGTGGTGCTGGAACAGGCCGGTGGTGCTGACGGCCATGGGGCTGTCCAGAAACACCTTGAGCGATGCGGGCACCGCCCCCTGCGCCTTGAGCAGGCCGATGGCATGCAGCACGACCTGCGCGCGCCCCACGGCGAACACCGGTACCACGGCAATGCCGCCGCGCGCTGCCAGGCGCTGAAGGGCGGGGCCCAGTTCGTCGAGCAGGCCTTCGGGCGGGTGCTCGCGGTCGCCATAGGTGGATTCGATGAGCACCGTGTCGGCCTGGGGCGGCGCATCGGGAGGGTTCATGAGCAGGTCATCGGGCCGGCCCAGGTCGCCCGAGAACAGAATGCGCCGCCCGCCCACCTCCAGCAGCACGCTGGCGGCGCCCAGGATGTGGCCAGCGGGCGAGAAGGTCACACGCCAGCCGGGCAGGGGCTCGAACGCCTTGTGAAATGGGTGAATCTGGAACTGTTTGAGGCAGTGCAGCGCATCCAGCCGGGTGTAGAGCGGCAGGGCCGGGCTGTGGCTGCTGAGCTTGTGGCGATTGAGAAAGGCCGCGTCTTCTTCTTGCAGGTGCCCGCTGTCGGGCAGCAGGATGGTGCAGAGGTCACGCGTGCCCGGCGTGCAGTGGATGGCGCGGGTGTAGCCGTCACGCGCCAGAAGAGGCAGGTAGCCGCTGTGGTCCAGGTGGGCGTGGGTGAGCACCACGGCGTCGATCTGGTGCGGCGTGACAGGCAGCGGCTGCCAGTTGCGCAGGCGCAGTTGCTTGTAGCCCTGGAACAGGCCGCAATCGACCAGCATGCTCTTGCCGTTGTAGCGCACCAGGTATTTGGAGCCGGTGACGGTGCCGGAGCCACCCAGAAAGGTGATGTTGACGTCCATGTGCCAATGCTCCGGTTGTTCGATGATGGGTTTCATCGTACTGCGCCGGGCGGCGAAAGCCTGCGGCCACTGGTTATTTCTTGCCTTGCATCAAGAAAAAACCGCCTGGGGCGCAAGGCCGCAGGCGGTGATCGCGGTATTGCCGGTCCCGGTCAGCTGAAGAAATTCTTCAGCCGGTCCGTCCAGCTCTCGCCGCTGGGTGAATGGCGCGCGCCGCCCTTCTTGAGGGAATCTTCGAGCTCGCGCAGCAGTTTGCGCTGGTGCTCGGTCAGCTTCACGGGTGTCTCGACTGCAATGTGGCAGTACAGGTCGCCCGGGTAGCTGGCGCGCACGCCCTTGATGCCTTTGCCGCGCAGGCGGAACTGCTTGCCGGCCTGGGTGCCTTCGGGGATGTCGATGGCGGCCTTGCCTTGCAGCGTGGGCACTTCGATCTCGCCGCCCAGCGCCGCTGTGATGAAGCTCACCGGCACCTGGCAGTGCAGGTCGTCACCGTCGCGCTCGAAGATGTCGTGCTTCTTCAGGCGGATCTCGATGTACAGGTCGCCCGGTGGGCCGCCATTCGTGCCCGGCTCGCCGTTGCCGGTGGAGCGGATGCGCATGCCGTCGTCGATGCCCGCAGGGATCTTCACTTCCAGCGTCTTTTGCTTCTTGAGCTTGCCCTGGCCATGGCAGGTGGTGCAGGGCTCGGGAATGATCTTGCCCGTGCCCCGGCAGTGCGGGCAGGTCTGCTGCACGCTGAAGAAGCCCTGGCGCATCTGCACCGTGCCTGCACCCTGGCAGGTGCCGCAGGTCTTGGCGCTGGTGCCGGGTTTGGCGCCGCTGCCGTGGCAGGTGTCGCAGCTCTCCCACGAGGGGATGCGGATCTGCGCATCCTTGCCGCGCGCGGCTTCCTCCAGGGTGATCTCCATGGCGTAGCTGAGGTCGCTGCCCCGGTACACCTGACGCCCACCTGCACCGCGCCGCCCACCTTGCTGGCCGAACATGTCGCCAAAGATGTCGCCGAAAGCCTCGGCAAATCCGCCAAAACCTTCTGCGCCCGGGCCCCCGGGGCCGCGCATGTTGGGGTCCACGCCCGCGTGGCCATACTGGTCGTACGCCGCCCGCTTTTGCGGGTCGGAGAGCATCTCATAGGCCTCCTTGGCCTCCTTGAATTTCTCTTCGGCAGGCTTGGCCGCGTCCCCCTGATTGCGGTCAGGGTGGTGCTTCATCGCCAGCTTGCGATAAGCCTTCTTGATCTCTTCATCCGAGGCGTTCTTGGGAACGCCCAGGATTTCGTAAAAGTCTCGTTTGGACATAGTGATTCAGAACCCGGTTGGAACAGGAACGCCGCGCAGCTCCCTCAAGAGCATTGCGCGGCGGCTCGGGTCAACGGGGGCTCGCTCAGCCCTTCTTGACTTCCTTGACTTCGGCGTCGACGACGTTGTCGTCGTCAGCAGGCTTGGCCGAAGACGCGGACGCCGAGGCGCCTGCGTCGGCAGCACCAGCAGCCTGGGCCGCTTGCGCTGCCTGGGAGTCTGCATACATCTTCTCGCCCAGCTTCTGGCTGGCAGCCATCAGCGCGGTCGTCTTCTCGTCAATCGCGGCCTTGTCTTCGCCTTTCAGAACGTCTTCCAGCGCCTTCACGGCAGCGGTGATCGCGTCTTTTTCGCCCGCGTCGAGCTTGTCGCCGTGTTCGGCCAGGCTCTTGTTCACGCTGTGCACGGCGGCTTCGCCCTGGTTGCGGGCCTGCACCAGCTCAAGCTTCTTCTTGTCGTCGGCGGCGTTGAGCTCGGCGTCCTTCACCATCTGCTGAATCTCTTCTTCCGACAGGCCCGAGTTGGCCTTGATGGTGATCTTGTTTTCCTTGCCCGTGCCCTTGTCCTTGGCGCCTACGTGCAGGATGCCGTTGGCGTCGATGTCGAACGACACTTCGATCTGTGGCACGCCGCGCGCTGCAGGTGGGATGCCCTCGAGATTGAACTCGCCCAGGAGCTTGTTGCCCGACGCCATTTCACGTTCGCCCTGGTAGACCTTGATGGTCACGGCAGGCTGGTTGTCATCGGCCGTCGAGTAGGTTTGTGCGAACTTGGTCGGGATGGTCGTGTTCTTCTGGATCATCTTGGTCATCACGCCACCCAGGGTTTCAATGCCCAGCGACAGCGGAGTCACGTCCAGCAGCAGCACGTCCTTGCGGTCACCCGACAGCACCTGGCCCTGAATGGCGGCGCCCACGGCCACGGCTTCATCGGGGTTCACATCCTTGCGGGGGTCCTTGCCGAAGAATTCCTTGACCTTCTCCTGCACCTTGGGCATGCGGGTCATGCCGCCCACCAGGATCACGTCATGGATGTCGGACACCGACACGCCAGCGTCCTTGATGGCCATGCGGCAAGGAGCGATGGTGCGTTCAATCAGTTCTTCCACCAGGGCTTCGAGCTTGGAACGCGTGAGCTTGATGTTCAGGTGCTTGGGGCCCGATGCATCGGCCGTGACGTAAGGCAGGTTGATGTCGGTCGAGGCCGAGTTCGACAGTTCGATCTTGGCCTTTTCGGCCGCTTCCTTCAGGCGCTGCAGTGCCAGAACGTCGTTCTTGAGGTTGACGCCCGATTCCTTCTTGAACTCGTCAATGATGTAGTCGATGATGCGCTGGTCGAAGTCTTCGCCGCCCAGGAACGTATCGCCGTTGGTGGACAGCACTTCAAACTGCTTTTCGCCGTCCACGTCGGCGATTTCGATGATCGACACGTCGAACGTGCCGCCGCCCAGGTCATATACGGCGATCTTGCGGTCGCCCTTTTCCTGCTTGTCCAGGCCAAAGGCCAGGGCCGCTGCGGTGGGTTCGTTGATGATGCGCTTGACGTCCAGGCCCGCAATGCGGCCGGCGTCCTTGGTGGCCTGGCGCTGTGCGTCGTTGAAGTACGCGGGCACGGTGATGACGGCTTCCGTCACGGGCTCGCCCAGGTAGTCTTCGGCGGTCTTCTTCATCTTGCGCAGGATGTCGGCAGACACCTGTTGGGCCGACAGCTTGTTGCCGCGCACTTCGATCCAGGCGTCGCCGTTGTCGGCGGCCACGATCTTGTAGGGCATCAGGTCGATGTCCTTTTGCACTTCTTTTTCGGTGAACTTGCGGCCGATCAGGCGCTTGACGGCGTACAGCGTGTTCTTGGGATTGGTCACGGCCTGGCGCTTGGCCGAGGCACCGACGAGGATCTCGCCGTCTTCCTGGTAGGCCACGATGGAGGGCGTGGTGCGCGCGCCTTCGCTGTTTTCAATCACGCGGGTCGTGTTGCCCTCCATGATGGAGACGCAGCTGTTGGTCGTACCCAGGTCAATGCCGATGATTTTTCCCATGATTATTCTCCGAATGTTTGAATGGTTTGGATGGCTAGTAACTTGTGGATAACCTGCAGGGGTTCAAGTCGTCCGTGCTGATTTATTTGAGGTTTTCTTACTTGGGAGCCGCGACGGTCACCAGTGCCGGGCGCAGCACGCGGTCAGCAATCACATAACCCTTTTGCAGCACGGCCACGACGGTGTTGGCTTCCTGCTCGGCGGGCACCACGCTGATGGCCTGGTGCTGGTGGGGGTCGAACTTGGCTCCGGCCTCTGGATTGATGGCCAGCACCTTATTGCGCTCCAGAGCCGATGTCAGCTGCCGCAAAGTGGCGTCCGAACCCTCGCGCAATTGCTGGGCGGTGGCCTCCTTGATGGCCAGGGCTGCATCCAGGCTGTCGCAGACCGGCAGCATGCTCTCTGCAAAGCTTTCGATACCGAACTTGCGTGCCTTGGAGACTTCGTCCTCTGCACGGCGGCGGGCGTTTTCGGCCTCCGCCTTGGCGCGCAGGAACTGGTCGGCCAGATCGGCGCTTTTGGCCTTGAGCTCGGCCAGCTCGCCCTGCAGACGCGCCAGCTCATCGGATGTGTGGGCAGCCATGGCGGCCTCGACTTCTTCGGGGGCAGGGTTGTTCTGGGACGCGGTGGTTTGGCTGTTATCTGACATGTCTTGATCTGTAAGAGGTGAATGAATCAGTCGACGCGCAAGCAGTACGCGCGGCATCTGGGGATGCCCCGCCTTAAATCAAGGCCTGCGCCAGGGATATGTCGTGGCTGGCCGTATGGTTCGGAGCATCCAGGTGTAGGGCATGTCGGCCCGCCATCCTGATTTGCAAGAGCCGAACGAGTGTATCGCCCGGTTTTCCGGGTTCGTAGCGCTGCAAAGCCTTCGGTCTCGCCAAGCCCCTGCGTGGATTGGCGCAGCGCGGAGTGTACAAGCGGCAGCGGCCGGGCTATAATCGCAGGCTTTCCCTTGCCACACCACTTCTGGACGCGGTGGGTGGTCTTACCCAAAAGGAGTCTGCATGCGTCATTACGAAATCATTTTGTTGATCCATCCGGATCAAAGCGAACAAGTTCCAGCCATGCTGGAGCGCTACAAGGGCATGATCACCGCTGGCGGTGGCAAGGTGCACCGTGTGGAAGACTGGGGCCGTCGTCAACTGGCGTACCTGATCAACAAGCTGGCCAAGGCCCACTACCTGTGCGTGAACATCGAAGCCGACCAGGCCGTGATGGCTGAACTGGAGCACGCCTTCAAGTTCAACGACGCCGTGCTGCGCCACCTCACCGTTCAAAAGAAGAAGGCCGATACGGGTCCATCTTCCATGATGAAGACCGTTGAGCGCGAAGAAGCCCGCAAGGCCAGCCAGGCTGAATACGCAGCTGCCGGCGGTGAGCGCGGCGAACGCCAGGACCGTGGCGAGCGCGCCGAGCGCTGATCCATCCTCGTTGGAGTGGAGAACCGCGTCGTCTTGACCGCTTGTATCGCAGAGGCTGAACCC from Acidovorax sp. FHTAMBA carries:
- a CDS encoding entericidin A/B family lipoprotein — its product is MKKIATLIALSAAFVLAGCNTVKGVGQDVQRAGGALERAAK
- the dnaJ gene encoding molecular chaperone DnaJ, with the protein product MSKRDFYEILGVPKNASDEEIKKAYRKLAMKHHPDRNQGDAAKPAEEKFKEAKEAYEMLSDPQKRAAYDQYGHAGVDPNMRGPGGPGAEGFGGFAEAFGDIFGDMFGQQGGRRGAGGRQVYRGSDLSYAMEITLEEAARGKDAQIRIPSWESCDTCHGSGAKPGTSAKTCGTCQGAGTVQMRQGFFSVQQTCPHCRGTGKIIPEPCTTCHGQGKLKKQKTLEVKIPAGIDDGMRIRSTGNGEPGTNGGPPGDLYIEIRLKKHDIFERDGDDLHCQVPVSFITAALGGEIEVPTLQGKAAIDIPEGTQAGKQFRLRGKGIKGVRASYPGDLYCHIAVETPVKLTEHQRKLLRELEDSLKKGGARHSPSGESWTDRLKNFFS
- the dnaK gene encoding molecular chaperone DnaK, giving the protein MGKIIGIDLGTTNSCVSIMEGNTTRVIENSEGARTTPSIVAYQEDGEILVGASAKRQAVTNPKNTLYAVKRLIGRKFTEKEVQKDIDLMPYKIVAADNGDAWIEVRGNKLSAQQVSADILRKMKKTAEDYLGEPVTEAVITVPAYFNDAQRQATKDAGRIAGLDVKRIINEPTAAALAFGLDKQEKGDRKIAVYDLGGGTFDVSIIEIADVDGEKQFEVLSTNGDTFLGGEDFDQRIIDYIIDEFKKESGVNLKNDVLALQRLKEAAEKAKIELSNSASTDINLPYVTADASGPKHLNIKLTRSKLEALVEELIERTIAPCRMAIKDAGVSVSDIHDVILVGGMTRMPKVQEKVKEFFGKDPRKDVNPDEAVAVGAAIQGQVLSGDRKDVLLLDVTPLSLGIETLGGVMTKMIQKNTTIPTKFAQTYSTADDNQPAVTIKVYQGEREMASGNKLLGEFNLEGIPPAARGVPQIEVSFDIDANGILHVGAKDKGTGKENKITIKANSGLSEEEIQQMVKDAELNAADDKKKLELVQARNQGEAAVHSVNKSLAEHGDKLDAGEKDAITAAVKALEDVLKGEDKAAIDEKTTALMAASQKLGEKMYADSQAAQAAQAAGAADAGASASASSAKPADDDNVVDAEVKEVKKG
- the leuC gene encoding 3-isopropylmalate dehydratase large subunit, producing MGRTLYDKIWDEHVVHTEEDGTSILYIDRHLVHEVTSPQAFEGLREAGRKVWRMSSIVATADHNTPTTGWENGYDGITDPISKEQITTLNDNMAQISPAAFFPFMHKRQGIVHVIGPENGATLPGMTVVCGDSHTSTHGAFGALAHGIGTSEVEHVMATQTLLAKKAKNMLVQVDGTLAKGVTPKDVVLAIIGKIGTAGGTGYTIEFAGSVFRAMSMEGRMTVCNMAIEGGARAGLVAVDDKTIEYVKGRPLSPTGVEWDQAVAYWKTLHSDPDAQFDTVVKLDASEIVPQVTWGTSPEMVLGVDARVPDPDKEKDANKRGAIERALTYMGLTPGKAINDITIDKVFIGSCTNSRIEDMREAAAVVKNLGRKVASNVKLAMVVPGSGLVKEQAEREGLDKIFVAAGFEWREPGCSMCLAMNADRLEPGERCASTSNRNFEGRQGAGGRTHLVSPAMAAAAAVHGHFVDIRQFA
- a CDS encoding MBL fold metallo-hydrolase, whose translation is MDVNITFLGGSGTVTGSKYLVRYNGKSMLVDCGLFQGYKQLRLRNWQPLPVTPHQIDAVVLTHAHLDHSGYLPLLARDGYTRAIHCTPGTRDLCTILLPDSGHLQEEDAAFLNRHKLSSHSPALPLYTRLDALHCLKQFQIHPFHKAFEPLPGWRVTFSPAGHILGAASVLLEVGGRRILFSGDLGRPDDLLMNPPDAPPQADTVLIESTYGDREHPPEGLLDELGPALQRLAARGGIAVVPVFAVGRAQVVLHAIGLLKAQGAVPASLKVFLDSPMAVSTTGLFQHHMQEHRLSSREVHALEHGATMVQTTEQSKGLAKLHGPMVILSASGMATGGRVLHHLALHAGDHRNMIILTGHQAPGTRGARLADGEKTIRIHSQNVAVRAEVVRLSSASAHADGNQLIAWLRSMGHAPDQVYVVHGEMGAADMLRQRIEHELRWRAAVPEHGSTLAA
- the grpE gene encoding nucleotide exchange factor GrpE; this encodes MSDNSQTTASQNNPAPEEVEAAMAAHTSDELARLQGELAELKAKSADLADQFLRAKAEAENARRRAEDEVSKARKFGIESFAESMLPVCDSLDAALAIKEATAQQLREGSDATLRQLTSALERNKVLAINPEAGAKFDPHQHQAISVVPAEQEANTVVAVLQKGYVIADRVLRPALVTVAAPK
- the rpsF gene encoding 30S ribosomal protein S6, with product MRHYEIILLIHPDQSEQVPAMLERYKGMITAGGGKVHRVEDWGRRQLAYLINKLAKAHYLCVNIEADQAVMAELEHAFKFNDAVLRHLTVQKKKADTGPSSMMKTVEREEARKASQAEYAAAGGERGERQDRGERAER
- a CDS encoding LysR family transcriptional regulator; amino-acid sequence: MKSSERSFARRIDLTSLQLFVAVCELGSIGRAAEREFIAASAVSKRLSDLEAAVDTQLLYRHSRGVTLTPAGESLLHHARTVLFGLERMQGELSEYADGVRGHVRMHANISAIFQFLPEDLGAFAREHSQIKIDLQEHLSSDVLHAVQEGAADLGICNVGMASGGGALPLQSRPYRADNLVLVVPRAHALSALTAINFEEVLDWDIVGLHANSSISLAMRAAAAAAGRPLRQRIQVTGLDAMCRMIDNGLGVGLLPDRAFALMRGVGNLQAIALTDAWAHRELRVVARDFDALPVTARLLVEHLSPRPDPDTKIQSPT